The Thiomonas sp. FB-Cd genome includes a window with the following:
- the ald gene encoding alanine dehydrogenase — MHVGVPKEIKVHEYRVGLTPDAVRELTHHGHRVLVQTGAGAGIGADDAAYQAAGAQIASDAASVFAQAEMIVKVKEPQPDECRMLRQDQVLFTYLHLAPDPDQAGLLLQSGCTAIAYETVTDAHGGLPLLAPMSEVAGRMAIQVGAVALQKASGGRGVLLGGVPGVAPGDVVVIGGGTVGTHAARMAVGLGARVTVFDKSLPRLRQLDELFDGRVNTQYSTLHALDMAVTQADLIVGAVLVPGAAAPKLIRREQLARMRPGAVIVDVAIDQGGCFSTSHATTHDEPTYVVDGIVHYCVANMPGAVARTSTYALNNATLPFTLALANKGWKQACAEDAHLGHGLNVQAGRITHPAVAQALNLPYTPIAKVLGKAVEAIAA; from the coding sequence ATGCATGTCGGCGTTCCCAAGGAAATCAAGGTGCACGAATACCGTGTCGGTCTAACACCCGACGCCGTGCGTGAACTCACGCACCACGGCCATCGGGTCCTGGTGCAGACGGGTGCAGGAGCCGGCATCGGCGCAGACGATGCGGCGTACCAAGCCGCGGGCGCGCAAATCGCATCCGACGCGGCGAGTGTTTTCGCCCAGGCTGAGATGATCGTCAAGGTGAAGGAGCCGCAGCCCGATGAATGCCGCATGCTGCGTCAGGATCAGGTGCTTTTCACTTATCTGCACCTGGCTCCGGACCCGGACCAGGCGGGCTTGTTGCTGCAAAGCGGCTGCACTGCGATAGCCTATGAAACCGTCACCGATGCCCACGGTGGTCTGCCGCTGCTGGCGCCGATGAGTGAGGTGGCCGGGCGCATGGCCATCCAGGTGGGTGCAGTCGCGCTGCAAAAGGCAAGCGGCGGGCGTGGCGTGCTGCTGGGTGGCGTGCCTGGCGTGGCGCCGGGCGATGTTGTGGTCATTGGCGGTGGCACCGTGGGCACCCATGCGGCGCGCATGGCCGTCGGGCTGGGTGCGCGCGTTACCGTATTCGACAAATCGTTGCCGCGTCTGCGCCAACTCGACGAACTCTTCGATGGGCGCGTCAACACCCAATACTCCACCCTTCACGCGCTGGATATGGCCGTCACCCAGGCCGATCTGATCGTGGGCGCGGTCTTGGTGCCAGGCGCGGCTGCGCCCAAGCTCATCCGTCGCGAGCAGCTCGCCCGCATGCGCCCTGGCGCTGTGATTGTGGATGTCGCCATTGACCAGGGAGGATGCTTCAGCACCTCGCATGCCACCACCCACGACGAGCCCACTTACGTGGTGGACGGCATCGTGCACTACTGCGTCGCCAATATGCCGGGCGCCGTTGCACGCACGTCCACCTATGCCCTGAACAACGCCACCCTGCCGTTTACCCTGGCGTTGGCGAACAAGGGCTGGAAACAGGCCTGCGCCGAGGATGCGCATCTGGGTCATGGGTTGAACGTTCAGGCCGGGCGCATCACGCACCCTGCAGTGGCACAGGCTTTGAATCTTCCCTACACCCCGATCGCCAAAGTGCTCGGCAAGGCGGTGGAGGCGATCGCGGCCTGA
- a CDS encoding Lrp/AsnC family transcriptional regulator, with amino-acid sequence MIELDHHDRAILGILQTDASVANATLADRVGLSASACLRRVQRLERDGVIARVVALLDACAIGRATTVFIEVTLDSQREEVLGAFERAAAGCPDILECHLMAGDFDYLLRIAVNGPQEYERLHKQELSRLPHVVRIKSSFALRTVVKRTDYPL; translated from the coding sequence ATGATTGAACTCGACCACCATGACCGCGCCATCCTCGGCATCCTGCAAACGGACGCGAGCGTGGCCAACGCCACGCTCGCGGATCGGGTTGGGCTGTCTGCCTCGGCCTGCCTGCGCCGTGTGCAGCGCCTTGAGCGCGATGGGGTGATCGCGCGCGTGGTTGCGCTGCTCGACGCCTGCGCCATCGGCCGGGCCACCACGGTATTCATTGAAGTGACACTGGATAGTCAGCGCGAGGAAGTCCTGGGTGCGTTTGAACGCGCCGCCGCTGGCTGCCCCGACATCCTTGAATGCCACCTCATGGCTGGAGATTTCGACTACCTGCTGCGCATTGCGGTCAATGGCCCGCAGGAGTACGAGCGCCTGCACAAGCAGGAACTCTCGCGCCTGCCCCACGTGGTGCGGATCAAGAGCAGCTTTGCGCTGCGCACCGTGGTCAAGCGCACGGACTATCCACTTTGA
- a CDS encoding ammonium transporter — MQALQQSSDVLFLLLGAILVLFMHAGFAFLELGTVRRKNQVNALVKILTDFSVATLAYYFVGFGIAYGVHFFVPAAQLKLDDGFALTRFFFLLTFAAAVPAIVSGGIAERAKFWPQLIATAAIVGVAYPLFEGAVWGERFGVQAWFQGVFGAEFHDFAGSVVVHAMGGWIALPAVLLLGARRGRYRDGRVNPHPPSSIPFLALGSWILIVGWFGFNVMSAQNISKISGLVAVNSLMALVGGTIAALVAGRNDPGFVHNGPLAGLVAVCAGSDIMHPVGALITGAVAGWLFVTMFTLTQNRLRVDDVLGVWPLHGLCGAWGGIAAGIFGQTALGGIGGVSFWAQVVGTLAGVGWALLSGVVVYGVLKLTLGLRLDAEAEFEGADLSIHKITSTPEREVSW, encoded by the coding sequence ATGCAAGCCCTGCAACAAAGCAGCGACGTGTTGTTTCTCCTTTTGGGCGCCATTCTGGTGCTCTTCATGCATGCCGGCTTTGCCTTTTTGGAGCTGGGCACGGTGCGCAGAAAAAACCAGGTCAACGCCCTGGTCAAAATCCTGACCGACTTTTCGGTGGCGACGTTGGCCTACTACTTCGTCGGCTTCGGCATTGCCTATGGCGTGCATTTCTTCGTGCCGGCAGCCCAGCTTAAGCTCGATGACGGCTTCGCGCTCACCCGATTCTTTTTCCTGCTGACTTTCGCTGCGGCAGTTCCGGCCATCGTGTCGGGTGGGATTGCCGAGCGGGCCAAGTTCTGGCCTCAGCTCATCGCCACAGCAGCCATCGTCGGCGTGGCCTACCCGCTGTTCGAGGGCGCTGTGTGGGGCGAGCGATTCGGCGTCCAGGCCTGGTTCCAGGGCGTCTTTGGTGCCGAGTTCCACGATTTCGCAGGTTCCGTGGTGGTGCATGCGATGGGAGGCTGGATTGCGCTGCCAGCCGTGCTGCTGCTGGGTGCGCGAAGGGGGCGCTACCGGGACGGTCGGGTCAACCCGCATCCGCCATCGAGCATTCCCTTTCTTGCGCTGGGTTCGTGGATTCTCATCGTCGGTTGGTTCGGCTTTAACGTCATGAGCGCACAGAACATCAGCAAGATCTCTGGGCTTGTGGCGGTGAACTCGCTCATGGCGCTGGTGGGCGGCACGATTGCCGCGCTCGTGGCTGGGCGCAACGACCCTGGTTTCGTGCACAACGGACCTTTGGCTGGTCTTGTGGCCGTGTGCGCGGGCTCGGACATCATGCATCCGGTCGGGGCACTGATCACAGGCGCCGTGGCCGGTTGGCTATTTGTGACGATGTTTACGCTAACCCAAAACCGGCTGCGTGTGGATGATGTGCTGGGCGTGTGGCCGCTGCATGGCTTGTGCGGTGCCTGGGGGGGCATCGCTGCGGGCATCTTCGGGCAGACCGCGCTGGGGGGCATCGGCGGCGTGAGCTTCTGGGCGCAGGTCGTGGGCACGTTAGCCGGCGTGGGCTGGGCGTTGCTCAGCGGCGTCGTCGTCTACGGCGTGCTCAAGCTGACGCTTGGCCTGCGACTGGATGCGGAGGCCGAGTTCGAAGGGGCGGACCTGTCCATTCACAAGATCACGTCGACGCCCGAGCGGGAGGTGAGCTGGTGA
- a CDS encoding DMT family transporter produces the protein MRPVSSRTSPLLALVALTLIWSSNWIVMKLAMLYSGPFEFSALRYAGGTAALFLVLRLRGENLAPPPLVPTLVIGLAQTTGFTALAQWALVQGGAGKTALLVYTMPFWTVLLAWAWLRERLRATQIASLVLAAFGLLLIMQPWKAHVDLRSAGLAVAGGVSWAIGTVAAKRLFVRQGTVLSPLRLTAWQMLTGTAFLIALAWFVPERPVSWAPGFIAALAFNIVLASGVAWTLWLVVVQRLPAGIAGLSSLAIPVTGVLLAWGLLGERPDAAEGLGMVVVAAALVLLLRASSRRR, from the coding sequence ATGCGCCCCGTCTCTTCGCGCACGTCGCCCCTGTTGGCTTTGGTCGCGCTTACGCTGATCTGGAGCAGCAACTGGATCGTGATGAAACTGGCCATGCTGTACAGCGGGCCATTCGAGTTCTCCGCGCTTCGCTATGCCGGCGGCACCGCAGCGCTTTTCCTGGTTCTGCGCCTGCGCGGTGAAAATCTGGCGCCGCCGCCACTTGTCCCAACCCTGGTCATCGGTCTTGCGCAGACCACTGGTTTCACGGCCCTGGCCCAATGGGCCCTCGTCCAAGGCGGGGCGGGCAAGACCGCCCTCCTCGTCTACACCATGCCGTTCTGGACCGTGCTGCTGGCCTGGGCTTGGTTACGCGAACGCCTGCGCGCCACGCAAATCGCCAGCCTCGTGCTCGCAGCCTTCGGTCTGCTACTGATCATGCAACCGTGGAAAGCCCATGTCGATCTGCGAAGCGCGGGGCTTGCCGTCGCCGGCGGGGTGAGCTGGGCCATCGGCACGGTGGCAGCAAAGCGCCTTTTCGTGCGCCAAGGCACGGTGCTGTCGCCGCTGCGCCTGACGGCATGGCAAATGCTGACTGGCACGGCCTTTCTCATCGCGCTGGCGTGGTTCGTACCGGAGCGGCCCGTGAGCTGGGCCCCCGGCTTCATTGCGGCGCTGGCCTTCAACATTGTTCTGGCTTCAGGGGTGGCGTGGACTCTGTGGCTTGTCGTGGTGCAACGCCTGCCAGCCGGCATCGCGGGACTCTCGAGCCTGGCGATACCGGTAACAGGCGTCCTGCTGGCATGGGGCCTGCTGGGCGAACGACCGGACGCGGCTGAGGGCTTGGGCATGGTCGTCGTCGCCGCAGCCCTGGTCCTTTTGTTGCGAGCGTCGAGCCGCCGTCGGTGA
- the rocF gene encoding arginase has protein sequence MSKPVRLIGAPTDIGAGARGASMGPEALRVAGLCEALRTLGLHVMDAGNLQGPGNPWQPPVNGWRHLPEVAAWNRAVFDAVTDALSASQLPIVLGGDHSLAIGSISAVASSCRARGRRLRVLWLDAHADFNTSAITPSGNVHGMPAACLCGHGPRELLEFSGAAPAIEPAWLRFIGIRSVDPGEKQLVHRVGPEVFDMRFIDEHGMRATMDMALAGLDSDTHLHVSFDVDFLDPEIAPGVGTTVRGGPSYREAQLCMEMICDTGCLGSLDVMEINPAFDLRNRTAEVAVDLIESLFGKSTLMRP, from the coding sequence ATGAGCAAGCCGGTTCGACTGATTGGTGCACCCACGGATATTGGGGCGGGCGCGCGTGGAGCGTCCATGGGCCCGGAAGCCCTGCGCGTGGCGGGTTTGTGCGAGGCGCTGCGGACCTTGGGTCTGCATGTGATGGATGCAGGTAACCTGCAGGGCCCAGGAAATCCCTGGCAACCGCCCGTGAATGGATGGCGCCACCTGCCCGAAGTCGCGGCCTGGAATCGTGCTGTGTTCGATGCAGTGACCGATGCACTGAGTGCTTCCCAATTGCCCATTGTGCTGGGGGGCGACCACAGCTTGGCCATTGGTTCCATCAGCGCCGTGGCGTCATCTTGCCGCGCTCGCGGTCGCCGTCTGCGCGTGCTGTGGTTGGACGCGCATGCGGACTTCAATACCAGCGCCATCACGCCAAGTGGCAATGTGCACGGTATGCCTGCAGCCTGCCTGTGCGGTCACGGCCCGCGCGAGTTGCTCGAGTTCTCCGGCGCCGCGCCCGCCATTGAGCCGGCCTGGCTGCGCTTCATCGGGATTCGAAGCGTGGATCCGGGCGAAAAGCAACTGGTCCACCGCGTGGGCCCCGAGGTGTTCGATATGCGCTTCATCGACGAGCACGGCATGCGAGCCACGATGGATATGGCACTGGCGGGGTTGGACAGCGATACCCATTTGCATGTGAGCTTTGACGTCGACTTTCTCGACCCCGAGATTGCACCCGGGGTGGGCACCACGGTGCGCGGTGGGCCGAGCTATCGTGAGGCGCAACTGTGCATGGAGATGATCTGCGATACGGGGTGCCTGGGTTCGTTGGACGTGATGGAGATCAATCCCGCCTTCGATCTGCGCAACAGGACGGCGGAGGTGGCGGTGGACCTGATCGAGAGCCTGTTTGGCAAGTCCACCCTCATGCGGCCGTGA
- a CDS encoding TIGR00730 family Rossman fold protein yields MNKKRKPHLADRNFPSAQEEAAKLKTPSRYAGPESSYRLAFTDTAFLLQDDLRPVRMQLELLKPEMVQRQYGVEATIVIFGSARIAPPDLAQDRLSQAEADGDAQAIARARQGVLMSRHYEEARRFAALVTQASRNLEQPIMVVTGGGPGVMEAGNRGAFEVGGQSIGLNITLPREEQPNPYITPELCFQFHYFALRKMHFLMRSVALVCFPGGFGTLDELFEVLTLTQTGKVRKRPILLFDRAFWTRLIDFEHLVQTGMIAAQDVGLFHFVETAEEAWDLLCEEFGLNAASNAGGVADDAPPANG; encoded by the coding sequence ATGAACAAGAAACGCAAACCACACCTCGCCGATCGTAATTTCCCATCGGCTCAGGAAGAGGCAGCAAAGCTCAAGACGCCGTCGCGCTACGCCGGGCCAGAGAGCAGCTACCGCCTCGCCTTCACGGATACGGCATTTTTGCTGCAGGATGATCTGCGCCCGGTTCGCATGCAGCTCGAGCTGCTCAAGCCGGAGATGGTGCAGCGGCAGTACGGGGTCGAGGCCACGATCGTGATCTTCGGCAGCGCGCGCATCGCCCCGCCCGATCTGGCGCAGGACCGACTGAGTCAGGCCGAGGCCGATGGCGACGCTCAGGCCATTGCGCGCGCCCGGCAAGGCGTGCTCATGTCCAGGCACTACGAGGAGGCCAGACGCTTCGCGGCGCTGGTGACGCAGGCGTCCAGGAACCTGGAGCAGCCCATCATGGTTGTCACGGGGGGCGGGCCTGGCGTCATGGAGGCGGGCAACCGCGGCGCGTTCGAGGTTGGAGGCCAAAGCATCGGGTTGAACATTACGCTTCCGCGCGAGGAGCAGCCCAATCCTTACATCACGCCTGAGCTTTGCTTTCAGTTTCATTATTTCGCATTGCGCAAGATGCACTTTTTGATGCGATCGGTTGCGCTGGTCTGCTTTCCCGGAGGCTTTGGCACCCTGGATGAGCTCTTTGAAGTCCTCACGCTCACACAGACCGGGAAGGTGCGCAAGCGCCCCATCCTGTTGTTTGACCGGGCATTCTGGACACGGCTGATTGATTTCGAGCACCTGGTGCAAACCGGGATGATTGCTGCGCAGGATGTGGGGCTTTTTCACTTTGTGGAAACGGCCGAGGAGGCATGGGACCTTCTATGCGAGGAATTTGGCTTGAACGCTGCGAGCAATGCCGGTGGCGTGGCCGACGATGCTCCGCCTGCCAACGGCTGA